The following is a genomic window from Desulforhopalus sp..
GCAAAGAATTTCGGCGGCATTTTCATGGGAAAGACATGGAGATAATCAACGCCCATGGCCTTCATGAGGTCGAGATGTTCCCGGTAGCGGTCGTCGTTGCCGGGGGGATCGCCGCGCAGGGGCGTCTCTTTAGGCAGATAGGGCGAGTAGCCGATTCCCCGAAAAAAGACCGGAGCGGAACGCTTGAGGTCGAAGATCTTCGCTCCTTTGGCGATAAACCGCGGCGGGGGCGGTGTCTGTGTGGATATCCCGGTATCTTGCTGTGGTGCTTGGGGTGTGGGGGCGGCACTGACGAAAGTGGGGAGAAGGAGCAGTCCAATGAGCAGATAGCACAGTTTTGTTAGCAGCATAACAATTTGTTTTGATGAATGAAGTTGATAAAAACCGATTACCGGCTCGATGCCGGGAATCGGGGTGTCATTGCCTCGTTGCCAGATCTCAGCCATACCATAAAAGTTATCCAGGCCCAAGGGCAAATACGGTTCTTGGTGCGTTGGAGGCTGGAGCGGGGCTTCGGCTGACTGGCTATCAAGGACCCAATTCTCCACTTTTGCAAGTGGATCTCCTGTTGGGCGAGGTTGTACAGAATTTGCCTTTATCCAGTTGACGGGAACCTGTTGAAAAGGGGGTATAGCAGTTGAGGTTCCTGACAGCACGCTTGTTTGATTGTGCCGTATTTATAGTGCGATATCGTGAAACAAATTGCGATGGAGGAGGATATAAGATAGTATACAAAAAAGGGTTGTGAACTTTATAGGGTTTTTCCAACATACTGAAAATATTGTTCTAATAAGGTTTGTTGCACAAAGGAGGTGACACACGCGGCTATCCAGGTAGTAGGAACGAGCTCGTCGGCTATTCGGTAAGGTTCATTATCAATTTCATATCTCGACATGGGGAGGTGCAAGTATGGAAGAAAAATGTGCGATTCCGAAAAAACAAGGCTGGTCAAACTTAATCAGAAATGAAGATTGGCTGGCAGTCTGGCTGGGATTCTTTATTATTATCTGCGTTATTGCCGGATTAAGGCCAACCTTACCGACCTTTAAATGGGAAACGGCCGGTGAGTTTGCGGCAACCGTTGAAACCGCCAAAGCGAAAGCTACAAAGCTCGGTAAAGATGCCGAAGCCAAGGGCGAAACCGCGTTGGTGCAGTCAGCAACTGCATTACAGGCGGCAATGGCTTCCGGTGAGCGGGCTGCCATCGGCAGTGCTGCGAAAAAACTGAGTGATGCCAGTAAAGATGCTAAAGATGCCGGGCTGAAGAAAAAGGGCGGTGATCTTGGCAAAAAGCTCAGTGCTTCGGCTGGGGCCTTATCAAGTAAGGTGTTTTCAGCAGAAAATCTAAAAAATATTGCCATAATCGGCATAGCCTTGCTGGTGGTTTCCTCGGTTGGTATCCTTTGTATGGGAGGTAACATTGGGAAATATGCGATTGGATTTCCTTTCGTCTTTTTGCTTTCTTGCCTTGCCCAGTTTATCTCCGGAAATGCCACAGTCAATTACTACGGGATAGAATATGTTATATTCGCCCTAATCATCGGCCTATTGATCAGCAACACGGTGGGGGTACCCGCCTGGCTGATGGAGGCGGTCCGCACCGAATATTATATCAAAACCGGCCTGGTCATCCTCGGTGCAGGCATCCTTTTTAAAGAAATTCTCCAGGGTGGTGCACTTGGCATCGTGCAAGCGCTCTGCGTAGTAACGGTGGTTTGGTATGCCTGTTTCTGGATAGCCAAAAAGCTTCGGGTTGATGAAGAGTTCGCAGTGATACTGTCCTCCGCCGTGTCCATTTGCGGTGTATCGGCGGCAATAGCAACCTGCGGTGCCATTGAAGGTGATAAGAAAAAACTGTCCTATGTAACCTCTCTGGTGCTTATTGTTGCAGTGCCGATGATGATTGCCATGCCCTGGATTGTCAAATTCTTTGGCATTCCGGATCTTGTCGGAGGGGCCTGGCTGGGCGGCACTCTTGATACCAGCGGCTCGGTCGTGGCAGCCGGTGCCCTGATTAGCGAACCGGCAATGAAGGCCGGTGTTATCGTCAAGTTCTCCCAAAACGTCTTGTTGGGTGTCGCCGCATTTGCCCTGTCAGTTTGGTGGACCATCAAGTCTGGGGCGGAAACCGGTCAGAAGGTCAGTGCAATGGTCATTTGGGAGCGTTTCCCAAAATTTGTCCTCGGTTTTATAATCTGTTCGTTTGTCTTTTCTTTCCTCCTTGATGACAAACTTGTAACCGATACCAAAGGACTTTTAACCGGCATGCGGACTGTCTGGTTTGCCCTTGCCTTTACCTCGATCGGTCTTGAAACACGGTTCAGTGAATTGGTCGGTATGGAAAACGGCCGCCCAGCCTTTGCCTTTATCCTCGCCCAAATATTTAATGTTTTCTGGACCCTGCTACTTGCATACATACTCTTTGGCGGGTACATTTTCCCAGTTCCGGACATCAAATAGATGACG
Proteins encoded in this region:
- a CDS encoding YeiH family protein — its product is MEEKCAIPKKQGWSNLIRNEDWLAVWLGFFIIICVIAGLRPTLPTFKWETAGEFAATVETAKAKATKLGKDAEAKGETALVQSATALQAAMASGERAAIGSAAKKLSDASKDAKDAGLKKKGGDLGKKLSASAGALSSKVFSAENLKNIAIIGIALLVVSSVGILCMGGNIGKYAIGFPFVFLLSCLAQFISGNATVNYYGIEYVIFALIIGLLISNTVGVPAWLMEAVRTEYYIKTGLVILGAGILFKEILQGGALGIVQALCVVTVVWYACFWIAKKLRVDEEFAVILSSAVSICGVSAAIATCGAIEGDKKKLSYVTSLVLIVAVPMMIAMPWIVKFFGIPDLVGGAWLGGTLDTSGSVVAAGALISEPAMKAGVIVKFSQNVLLGVAAFALSVWWTIKSGAETGQKVSAMVIWERFPKFVLGFIICSFVFSFLLDDKLVTDTKGLLTGMRTVWFALAFTSIGLETRFSELVGMENGRPAFAFILAQIFNVFWTLLLAYILFGGYIFPVPDIK